The following proteins are encoded in a genomic region of Panthera leo isolate Ple1 chromosome F2, P.leo_Ple1_pat1.1, whole genome shotgun sequence:
- the TRMT12 gene encoding tRNA wybutosine-synthesizing protein 2 homolog: MAAATSPRQRRRICPQAHQPFVPACHFDVTSGSGGRCARSSSCRCCGGDPGAGEWSLSESRGGTRREWGTSSMEREGGKNAAVVAVVTEPRFTQRYREYLEKQKLLDRQHRVAKMPDGTVALPVLGEALREQHLRELRNCVAPGSTCIVTQLLDPVPSKKAQSCSPAQRLCLEVSRWVEGRGVTWSAELEADLPRSWQRHGNLLLLSEDCFQAKQWKNLEPELWETVALALGVRRVAKRGRVSPDGTRTPAVTLLLGDHGWVEHVDNGIRYKFDVTQCMFSFGNITEKLRVASLPCAREVLVDLYAGIGYFTLPFLVHAGAAFVHACEWNPHAVVALRTNLEINGVAHRCQIHFGDNRKLKLSNIADRVNLGLIPSSEEGWPIACQVLKQDAGGILHIHQNVESFPGKNLQPLGSSEMEKEHWPYPQQIITNQGTNGATGDSRRKTLPAATKPEWQRWAESAETRIATLLQQVHGKPWKTQILHIQPVKSYAPHVDHIVLDLECRPCPLVG; the protein is encoded by the coding sequence ATGGCGGCAGCAACGTCTCCACGGCAACGGCGACGCATTTGTCCGCAAGCGCACCAACCTTTTGTTCCGGCCTGCCATTTTGACGTCACTTCCGGCTCCGGCGGGCGGTGTGCGCGCAGCTCTTCCTGTCGCTGCTGCGGTGGAGATCCTGGTGCTGGTGAGTGGAGTCTGAGTGAGTCTCGCGGAGGGACTCGGAGAGAATGGGGCACCAGCAGCATGGaaagggaaggtgggaagaaCGCGGCTGTTGTCGCAGTTGTGACTGAGCCTCGGTTTACCCAGCGATACAGGGAATATCTCGAGAAGCAGAAACTCTTGGATAGACAGCACCGTGTGGCAAAGATGCCGGATGGCACCGTGGCGCTACCCGTGCTGGGCGAGGCTCTCCGTGAACAGCACCTGCGGGAGCTGAGGAATTGTgtggccccaggcagcacctgtATAGTAACCCAGCTCCTGGATCCTGTTCCCTCCAAGAAGGCTCAGAGTTGTTCACCTGCCCAAAGGCTGTGTCTTGAAGTGAGTCGCTGGGTAGAGGGCCGGGGAGTGACGTGGTCAGCTGAGTTGGAGGCTGATTTGCCCCGATCTTGGCAGCGACATGGTAACCTCTTGTTGCTGAGTGAAGACTGTTTCCAAGCCAAGCAGTGGAAAAATCTGGAACCAGAACTCTGGGAGACTGTTGCGTTGGCCCTTGGCGTCCGTCGTGTGGCCAAACGAGGGCGGGTATCACCAGACGGCACTCGAACACCAGCCGTGACTCTGCTGCTGGGCGACCATGGCTGGGTAGAGCATGTCGATAATGGGATCCGATATAAGTTTGACGTGACCCAGTGCATGTTCTCCTTCGGAAACATCACCGAGAAGCTTCGAGTGGCATCGCTGCCCTGTGCCAGAGAGGTGCTGGTGGATCTCTACGCAGGGATTGGCTATTTTACGTTGCCCTTCCTGGTCCATGCTGGTGCCGCCTTCGTCCACGCCTGTGAGTGGAACCCCCATGCTGTAGTTGCCCTGAGAACTAATCTTGAGATCAATGGAGTGGCACATCGGTGCCAAATACACTTTGGGGATAACAGAAAACTGAAGCTCTCAAACATTGCAGACAGGGTGAACCTGGGGCTGATTCCCAGCTCTGAAGAAGGCTGGCCCATTGCCTGCCAGGTGCTAAAACAGGATGCTGGGGGCATTTTGCATATCCACCAAAATGTGGAATCTTTCCCAGGGAAGAATCTCCAGCCTCTTGGAAGCAGTGAAATGGAGAAGGAGCATTGGCCTTATCCTCAGCAAATTATCACCAACCAAGGGACAAATGGAGCTACCGGGGATTCTAGGAGAAAGACACTGCCAGCAGCCACCAAACCAGAGTGGCAGAGGTGGGCAGAATCTGCAGAAACTCGTATTGCCACCCTTCTGCAGCAGGTGCACGGGAAACCATGGAAGACACAAATCCTGCACATCCAACCAGTGAAATCCTACGCTCCCCATGTGGACCACATAGTCTTGGATCTGGAATGCCGCCCCTGCCCTCTAGTTGGCTAG
- the RNF139 gene encoding E3 ubiquitin-protein ligase RNF139: MAAVGPPQQQVRMAHQQVWAALEVALRVPCLYIIDAIFNSYYDSSQSRFCIGLQIFLRLLGIFVSSIVLILSQRSLFKFYMYSSAFLLAATSVLVNYYASLHIDFYGAYNTSAFGIELLPRKGPSLWMALIVLQLTLGIGYITLLQIHSIYSQLIILDLLVPVIGLITELPLHIRETLVFTSSLILTLNTVLVLVVKLKWFYYSTRYVYLLVRHMYRIYGLQLLMEDTWKRIRFPDILRVFWLTRITAQATVLMYILRMANETDSFFISWDDFWDLICNLIISGCDSTLTVLGMSAVISSIAHYLGLGILAFIGSTEEDDRRLGFVAPVLFFILALQTGLSGLRPEERLIRLSRNMCLLLTAVLHFIHGMTDPVLMSLSASHVSSFRRHFPVLFVSACLFILPVLLSYVLWHHYALNTWLFAVTAFCVELCLKVIVSLTVYTLFMIDGYYNVLWEKLDDYVYYVRSTGNIIEFIFGVVMFGNGAYTMMFESGSKIRACMMCLHAYFNIYLQAKNGWKTFMNRRTAVKKINSLPEIKGSRLQEIDDVCAICYHEFTTSARITPCNHYFHALCLRKWLYIQDTCPMCHQKVYIEDDIKDNSNVSNNNGFIAPNENPEEAIREAAAESDRELNEDDSTDCDDDVQRERNGVIQQHTGPAAEEFINDDTD; encoded by the exons ATGGCGGCGGTGGGGCCCCCGCAGCAGCAGGTGCGGATGGCCCATCAGCAGGTCTGGGCGGCGCTCGAGGTGGCGCTCCGGGTGCCCTGCCTCTACATCATCGACGCCATCTTCAACTCCTACTACGATTCCAGCCAAAGCCGgttctgcatcgggctccagATCTTCCTCCGGCTTCTTG gTATATTTGTATCCAGTATTGTTCTGATCTTGTCACAACGATCACTTTTCAAGTTTTACATGTACAGTTCGGCCTTTCTATTAGCTGCAACTTCAGTGTTGGTAAATTATTATGCTTCTTTGCACATCGACTTCTATGGTGCCTACAACACGTCAGCTTTTGGAATTGAGCTGCTTCCTCGCAAAGGGCCCTCACTGTGGATGGCACTCATCGTTCTCCAGCTGACCTTGGGAATTGGATATATTACACTACTGCAGATCCATTCCATCTATTCACAATTAATTATTTTGGATCTCCTAGTTCCTGTAATAGGCCTGATCACAGAGCTGCCATTACACATCCGAGAGactttagtttttacttcttccttgattCTCACGTTAAACACAGTGCTTGTCTTGGTGGTGAAACTTAAGTGGTTTTATTATTCTACACGATACGTTTATCTTTTAGTGAGGCACATGTATCGAATTTATGGATTACAGTTATTAATGGAGGACACATGGAAGAGGATTCGTTTTCCAGATATACTGAGAGTCTTCTGGCTAACAAGAATCACAGCTCAGGCTACGGTGTTGATGTACATCTTAAGGATGGCAAACGAAACtgattccttcttcatttcttgggATGATTTCTGGGACCTCATTTGCAATCTTATAATTAGTGGATGTGATTCTACACTAACTGTACTGGGCATGAGTGCTGTGATTTCCTCAATAGCCCATTACTTGGGCCTTGGAATATTGGCTTTCATTGGATCCACCGAAGAGGATGACAGGCGACTTGGCTTCGTagcacctgttttattttttattttggctcttcAGACTGGTTTAAGTGGGCTGAGACCAGAAGAGAGACTTATTCGCTTAAGTAGAAACATGTGCCTTTTATTAACTGCAGTCCTGCATTTCATCCATGGGATGACAGACCCTGTATTAATGTCTCTCAGTGCCTCTCACGTGTCATCTTTTCGTAGACATTTTCCCGTGCTCTTTGTCTCAGCTTGCCTGTTTATTCTTCCCGTTTTACTCAGTTACGTGCTTTGGCATCACTATGCGCTCAATACGTGGTTGTTTGCAGTTACAGCCTTTTGTGTGGAACTCTGCTTAAAAGTAATTGTTTCTCTCACTGTTTATACATTATTCATGATTGACGGCTACTATAATGTCCTTTGGGAAAAGCTTGATGATTATGTCTACTATGTTCGTTCCACAGGCAATattattgaatttatatttggAGTAGTAATGTTTGGAAATGGGGCTTACACTATGATGTTTGAGTCAGGAAGTAAAATTCGGGCTTGTATGATGTGTCTACATGCATATTTTAACATCTACTTACAAGCGAAAAATGGCTGGAAGACATTCATGAATCGTAGGACTGctgttaagaaaattaattcaCTTCCTGAAATAAAAGGGAGCCGCTTACAAGAGATAGACGATGTATGTGCAATCTGCTATCATGAGTTTACGACATCTGCTCGCATCACGCCATGTAATCATTATTTCCATGCACTTTGCCTTCGGAAATGGCTGTACATTCAAGATACTTGTCCAATGTGCCATCAAAAAGTGTACATCGAAGATGACATCAAGGATAACTCAAATGTCTCTAACAACAATGGATTTATTGCACCGAATGAAAATCCAGAGGAAGCTATAAGGGAAGCTGCTGCCGAATCTGACAGGGAATTGAACGAAGATGACAGTACAGATTGTGACGATGATgttcaaagagagagaaatggagtgaTTCAGCAACACACAGGCCCTGCGGCTGAAGAATTTATTAATGATGATACTGACTGA